The genomic window TTGCCACGGATCGCTTCCGTTTGGCGACATGTCTCAAACGACATAGTTATCCCGTAATCATCCTTCAATACGGCGGAAAGTCCGGACAAAGGTCGCTGCGATGATCCCAAGAAATCTAAGTTTATATCCTGTTTGGCGCCAAAACAAGACTTCAACGTACCGGAGATCGCAGTCCGGACGCGACCGGCTGACTCATTCCGGCCTTGACCACATAACGAAGTTCTTGAATACGTAAATCCAAGGCACTATCAGCGCGACAAAAGGCGCGGCGACAAAGACGTGCGCCATTTCGTCGGCCGGCGAACCGGCTAAAGTGCCTGCCTGCCAAAGCGGATAGGCAACGACAAAAAGCCACAGGGTCTTGTAGAAGATCATAAAGATGACCAGGGGAAGCCACTTGAGCGGCCGCAGCAGCCCGAAAATACCCAAGGTCGGATATGCGGCCCAGACGCACCAGGCGACCGCTTTTGTGTGGTCCCAAGGGCCTTCGTGTTTGAAGATCGTCTGCCAAGCCTCGGTCGCGACGCCGACGATCATCAGGAAATAGAGGACCCGCAGCAAGTAGATGTTTATCGGGCGAACGCCCTCATATTTCTCTTGGTTTGGCGTGAAAATGTATTTGAAGAATCGCATAATCAAACTTACGGTCAGCTCAAGAGAATCGTTCCGTCGAACGTGTTTTTTTGGTCGGCGTCAGGCTGTGCCGAATTCCGTTTCGCCGGCGCTTCCATCGGAGAGGCCCTTTGCAATCAGCCAAATCGCTGCGGCGGCATGGATCGGAGCGAGCGGCATCGCTAAATAGCCCAACGACGGGTAACCGAGGAACATCATCGCCGTGACACCCGTAAACTGACTTGCAACACCGACAATGCCAACCATCGACAGTTGACGCGGTACAAGCCGAAACCGCCAAAGAGAAATGTAAAACGTCATCATCCACGCGCCGATCGCGACGAGCTGGACCACGTGGGCCGACCGCCGCATCGAGGCCGCCACCGCGCCCCACGCCTGATAAACGGCTGCCTCGGCTCCGCCCGAGTTCGTAAACCGCTCGCTGACCGAGAGCATCGACATCACCGTCGAGTTGTGCACCGCGTCGAGTCCGCAACTGATCGCGCATATTCCCAGAAACCAAAGCGCGGCCCCCAAACTATGCTGCCGCAGGACGGGGAACATCTTGATACCCAAAAACAGTGTCAGCGCGGCGCCGGCGAATGCGAGTCCGATTCCCGTTCGTATCTGCGCGCCGCTCGCCGCCGCCGCCTCAAGAAAGTCAGGATATCCGCCGTTCAATCCGCGCATCAACACAAATGGGAATATCAGCGCGGAAACCATCTGCAGCAACAGTAAAATGCCCACCGTTCGCCCGACGCTTGTCGCAGTTCTCATACGCGAGTTCCTCCTTATCCTGTGACTTGTCTTGCTTTACGACCTGACCTTCGGAAAGTTTCGCTTCGCCCGATTCCGGCGATTTGAGCAGTCGGAATTTCATTCGTGAACCGAGATCACGACCTTTCCGCGGGCGTGTCTGGTGTCGACATAGCGGATCGCGTCCGGAACTTCACTCAGCTGATAAGTGCGGTCGATGGCCGGTGTTAACGTGCCGCACTCGATCAGACCGGCCAGAATCTGCAGGTCATCGCTGCCGGTTTTCGCCATGAACGAGGTTAATTTTTGACCGGCGAAGAGAGACAGCAACGGAGTCTTGAAAGTGCTTGCGAACATATTGATCATCGACGTGTCGACCCCGAGGACGCCGGCGCCGACCCATTTTCCTTTCGGGGTCAATATGCGCCTCAAAGCCAGAAGCGGCTTGTCTGAAACGAGATCTAAGATTACGTCATAGCGTTCGCCGCTCTCGAGCATATCCTCGCGTGTGTAATCGATCACAAGATCAGCCCCGAGGCCGCGCGCGAGATCTACGTTTCGCGTGCTGCAAACAGCGGTTACATCGGCGCCCATCCATTTTGCGATCTGCACGGCGAACGTTCCGACTCCCCGAAGCCCCGTTGATCAGCACCTTTTGGCCGGGAACAACACCGGCGACGTCCCGAAGGCCCTGCAGCGCGGTAATGCCCGCGACAGTGACACATGCCGCCGCTTCAAATCCGATACTCGGGGGGTTTGCGACAACTTTCGACTCGCGCGGACACGCATACTCGGCAAAACCTCCGCCGCCGGAACCTCCGAATACAGCATCGCCGGGCTTGAAACGGGTGACGTTTCGCCCGATCGCTTCAACCTCGCCCGCGACATCGGCGCCCGGACGTCTGACCTTTGTCCCGATCATCCGGAACATCAGATTTCGCAACCACGGTGCGGTCTTCAGCAGATGCCCGTCGAGCGGATTCACCGACGCCGATCGGACACGCAGCAATACTTCGTCGTCCGCCGGTACGGGCTTTTCAATCTCGGCGAGATGCACTGTATGCGAAGGGCCGTAAACGATCGCTTTCATTTAATGGATTTACGAGAGCGGAACCGAAAAGTTCGAGTGATATCGCCAGCATCGCGCGAGGCTGAAACGAACAGCATGTGCACCGAGTCATTTTCGGGACAGGATCAGCCTTCAGATCGGTAATTAAATCAAAATCCGCTTTTCGTTAAATCAAGATTGCTCAATAGTGAAATTCTGCCCGCAAATCTTCGCTGATCCGCGCG from Acidobacteriota bacterium includes these protein-coding regions:
- a CDS encoding DUF4386 domain-containing protein, which produces MRTATSVGRTVGILLLLQMVSALIFPFVLMRGLNGGYPDFLEAAAASGAQIRTGIGLAFAGAALTLFLGIKMFPVLRQHSLGAALWFLGICAISCGLDAVHNSTVMSMLSVSERFTNSGGAEAAVYQAWGAVAASMRRSAHVVQLVAIGAWMMTFYISLWRFRLVPRQLSMVGIVGVASQFTGVTAMMFLGYPSLGYLAMPLAPIHAAAAIWLIAKGLSDGSAGETEFGTA